The DNA region AATGCCAATAAATAACTTCAAAAAAAAGTAATGAAGTTGATAGTCCCGGCACATAATACTGTTACCAACCACAAGGAGGTGAACATCATGGCACAAAATAATAACTCTTCGAACGACCTGGTGGTTAGACAAGCTTCCGGAGCATTGGATCAAATGAAATATGAAATCGCTCAGGAACTTGGCATCTCTTTCCCACAAGACGGATATGCTGGTAACCTGACTTCTTACGAAAACGGTTCGATCGGTGGTTTCATTACGAAACGCTTGGTTACCATCGCTGAGCAACAGCTGGCTGGCCAAGCTGGCCAATTCAGATAAGCCGATCACCCCGAAGCATTGACAGGCGAATTGACGCCCGTCAGTGCTTCTTTATTATCGTACCAGCGATCAAAACTCGTTGTAAATGTCGGAATACTGTTTATAGTAATGCGTTACCCGTTGCACATAATGGCGGGTTTCGCCAAACGGAATGTTCTTGGACGTTTCCAGACGGCCGTCCCATTTCCCGCTTTTGATCCAGTTTTTCACATTGGTCGGCCCGGCGTTGTAAGCGGCGATCATGGCGATCGC from Paenibacillus macerans includes:
- a CDS encoding alpha/beta-type small acid-soluble spore protein, yielding MAQNNNSSNDLVVRQASGALDQMKYEIAQELGISFPQDGYAGNLTSYENGSIGGFITKRLVTIAEQQLAGQAGQFR